One genomic segment of Erythrolamprus reginae isolate rEryReg1 chromosome 2, rEryReg1.hap1, whole genome shotgun sequence includes these proteins:
- the LSMEM2 gene encoding leucine-rich single-pass membrane protein 2: MSSEIGEDTRMKKSASSDREIVDHNEMEDINLHTVESISDLHYASIRSGEDIKDSEGNRQPRSTTPGPPHKASFKHLSFPNEDNSAFSPAQNFHLLSTFTCCPCFRPACCPTAFFALLGVLVVTSLGLATLAVYLSVLQRESLRNLAQWLESQEEAIRQMRAVSLQIWRQLNASEVEVLT; the protein is encoded by the exons ATACCAGGATGAAGAAGTCTGCTTCCTCTGATAGGGAGATTGTTGACCATAATGAGATGGAAGACATCAATTTGCACACGGTGGAATCTATTAGTGATCTGCACTATGCCTCCATCAGAAGTGGTGAGGACATCAAGGATTCCGAAG GAAATAGACAGCCACGGTCCACAACTCCAGGGCCTCCACATAAGGCTTCCTTCAAGCATTTATCTTTCCCAAATGAAGATAACTCAGCCTTTTCCCCAGCCCAGAATTTCCACCTTCTCTCAACTTTCACCTGCTGCCCTTGCTTCAGGCCTGCTTGCTGCCCCACTGCCTTCTTTGCTCTCCTCGGAGTCCTTGTTGTGACCAGTCTTGGCTTAGCAACACTGGCTGTCTACCTGAGTG TCTTACAGCGTGAGTCTCTCCGTAATCTTGCCCAGTGGCTGGAGTCTCAAGAGGAGGCCATCCGGCAAATGAGGGCGGTGAGCTTACAGATATGGAGACAGTTAAATGCCAGTGAGGTGGAGGTCCTGACCTGA